One Vitis riparia cultivar Riparia Gloire de Montpellier isolate 1030 chromosome 4, EGFV_Vit.rip_1.0, whole genome shotgun sequence genomic window carries:
- the LOC117912912 gene encoding pentatricopeptide repeat-containing protein At5g44230, with protein MVKFCTKTGLFILPKTSYHQLQTQSFIPFSIRQEQKILESRLVSVLHGCTHINQVKQVHAHIFRKGLEQCCFVLAKLLRTLTKLDVPMDPYPRLVFQQVEYPNPFLWTALIRGYALQGPFMESVLLYNSMRRQGIGPVSFTFTALLKACSAALDVNLGRQVHTQTILIGGFGSDLYVGNTLIDMYVKCGCLGCGHRVFDEMLDRDVISWTSLIVAYAKVGNMEAASELFDGLPMKDMVAWTAMVTGYAQNARPREALEVFERMQAAGVKTDEVTLVGVISACAQLGAAKYANWVRDVAEQSGFGPTTNVVVGSALIDMYAKCGSVEDAYKVFERMEERNVYSYSSMIVGFAMHGLAGAAMELFDEMLKTETKPNRVTFIGVLTACSHAGMVEQGQQLFTMMEECHGVAPSEDHYACMVDLLGRAGRLEEALNLVKMMPMNPHGGVWGALLGACRIHGNPDMAQIAASHLFELEPNGIGNYILLSNIYASAGRWDDVSKVRKLMRAKGLKKNPGCSWVEGKKGIIHEFFAGDMSHPKSREIKQALEDLLDRLKYLGYQPNLSSVAYDIIDEEKKRLLMSHSEKLALAFGLLTTNAGCTIRIVKNLRICEDCHSVMCGASQITGREIVVRDNMRFHHFRDGGCSCGNFW; from the coding sequence ATGGTCAAATTCTGTACAAAGACAGGTCTCTTCATTCTCCCGAAAACCTCCTATCATCAGCTGCAAACTCAATCTTTCATTCCGTTTTCTATACGCCAAGAACAAAAGATTTTAGAATCGCGGCTTGTGTCAGTCCTTCATGGCTGCACCCACATCAACCAAGTCAAACAAGTGCACGCCCACATCTTCCGGAAGGGTCTGGAACAGTGCTGCTTTGTTCTCGCCAAGCTCCTCCGTACGCTCACCAAGCTCGATGTCCCAATGGACCCCTATCCGCGCCTTGTCTTCCAACAAGTTGAATACCCCAACCCATTTCTTTGGACCGCGCTTATTCGCGGTTACGCTCTTCAAGGGCCCTTTATGGAATCGGTTCTTCTGTATAATAGTATGAGAAGGCAAGGCATTGGCCCTGTTTCCTTTACTTTTACAGCACTGCTCAAGGCTTGTAGCGCTGCTCTTGATGTCAATTTGGGGAGGCAGGTACATACCCAGACGATTTTGATTGGCGGGTTTGGTTCTGATTTATATGTTGGGAATACTTTGATTGATATGTATGTGAAATGCGGGTGTTTGGGTTGTGGACATCGGGTATTCGATGAAATGCTGGACAGAGATGTGATTTCTTGGACTTCTTTGATTGTTGCATATGCGAAGGTTGGAAACATGGAGGCTGCAAGTGAGTTGTTTGATGGGTTACCCATGAAGGATATGGTGGCATGGACAGCAATGGTCACAGGGTATGCCCAAAATGCTAGGCCAAGAGAGGCATTGGAAGTTTTTGAAAGAATGCAGGCTGCAGGCGTTAAAACGGATGAGGTTACCTTGGTTGGTGTCATTTCAGCATGTGCTCAACTAGGTGCAGCTAAGTATGCTAATTGGGTCCGGGACGTTGCAGAGCAATCTGGATTCGGGCCTACCACTAATGTTGTTGTGGGATCTGCATTAATTGATATGTATGCGAAGTGTGGGAGCGTAGAAGATGCTTACAAGGTTTTTGAAAGAATGGAGGAAAGGAATGTGTATTCTTATAGTTCAATGATTGTGGGGTTTGCAATGCATGGTTTGGCTGGTGCTGCGATGGAATTATTTGATGAGATGTTGAAGACAGAGACAAAACCAAACAGGGTCACGTTTATAGGTGTTCTTACTGCTTGCAGCCATGCAGGTATGGTAGAACAAGGTCAGCAATTATTCACAATGATGGAAGAATGTCATGGTGTTGCACCATCAGAGGATCACTATGCCTGCATGGTGGATCTTCTTGGTCGAGCTGGACGCTTGGAAGAAGCTCTCAACCTTGTAAAAATGATGCCCATGAATCCCCATGGGGGTGTGTGGGGAGCACTGCTTGGGGCATGTCGCATCCACGGGAATCCTGATATGGCCCAGATTGCTGCAAGCCATTTGTTTGAGCTTGAACCCAATGGTATTGGGAACTACATCTTGCTTTCCAATATATATGCTTCAGCAGGCAGGTGGGATGATGTTTCGAAGGTAAGGAAGTTAATGAGGGCGAAGGGTCTGAAAAAGAATCCTGGATGCAGCTGGGTTGAAGGAAAGAAAGGGATAATTCACGAGTTCTTTGCAGGTGATATGTCCCATCCGAAGTCCAGGGAGATTAAGCAGGCACTGGAGGATCTTCTCGACAGATTAAAGTATCTTGGCTACCAGCCAAACCTGAGTTCTGTGGCCTATGACATTATTGATGAAGAGAAGAAGCGGTTGCTAATGAGTCATAGTGAGAAGCTTGCTCTGGCGTTTGGCCTGCTCACTACAAATGCTGGGTGCACCATTAGAATTGTTAAGAACCTCAGGATATGCGAAGATTGCCATTCAGTAATGTGTGGTGCTTCTCAGATCACAGGGAGAGAAATTGTTGTCAGGGATAACATGAGATTCCACCATTTTCGCGATGGGGGATGCTCCTGTGGTAACTTCTGGTGA
- the LOC117913690 gene encoding uncharacterized protein LOC117913690, whose product MAVFAKYAGKIGTVAGTRTPLCKFKAFRVEWKSNTTSSIQILASSSLSSPSGYCRRSDYVKSGGGRLFLVDTLAQVRKLEAQGIPSKHAEAITSIITEVLSDILENVAPSLVSKGEIQKIEMTLESSLSKFKSKVESSEGHHFSQFRSDLEILHNELRHETLTATNKLDRDIHAVKIQLEAAKYDVFKYCISTVSVLALGLAAIRLLV is encoded by the exons ATGGCGGTATTTGCTAAGTACGCCGGGAAAATAGGCACGGTTGCAGGAACCAGGACTCCTCTCTGCAAATTCAAAGCGTTTCGTGTGGAGTGGAAATCGAATACCACCTCTTCGATCCAGATCTTAGCTTCATCTTCTTTGTCTTCGCCTTCTGGATATTGCAGAAGATCTGATTACGTGAAGTCTGGTGGAGGGCGATTGTTCCTGGTTGATACACTCGCTCAG GTTAGGAAATTAGAAGCTCAGGGCATACCGTCAAAACATGCTGAGGCCATAACATCTATCATAACTGAAGTCTTGAGTGACATTTTGGAGAATGTGGCTCCGTCCTTGGTTTCTAAGGGCGAAATACAGAAA ATTGAAATGACTCTAGAATCCAGTTTGTCCAAATTCAAATCTAAAGTTGAAAGCTCTGAG GGAcatcatttttctcaatttcgAAGTGATCTAGAAATACTGCACAATGAACTAAG GCATGAAACCCTTACCGCCACTAACAAACTAGATCGG GACATTCATGCAGTTAAAATTCAGTTAGAAGCGGCAAAGTATGATGTCTTTAAATACTGTATAAGTACCGTTTCTGTTTTAGCTTTGGGTCTTGCTGCGATTCGCTTGTTGGTGTAA
- the LOC117912913 gene encoding uncharacterized protein LOC117912913, translating to MARHSAPRFTLRKKFLFALVFFFSVPTVVFLIKRAPSISCDRQSDAGVKRFEPLPQFGAAPSPLAFMKSKRVLLVSHELSLSGGPLLLMELAFLLRSVGAEVCWITNHKPSETDEVIYSLESKMQHRGVQVLPAKGREAINRALKADLLVLNTVIAGKWLDDVLKENVPHVLPKVLWWIHEMQGHYFQLEYVRHLPLVAAAMINSHVAAEYWKTGTRDYLRIKMPDTYVVHLGNSKDLMEIAEDSVAKRVLREHVRESLGVRDEDLLFAMINSVSRGKGQDLFLQSFYESLQLIIQKNLRVPSMHAVIVGSDMTAQPKFESQLRDFVRVKKIQDHVHFVNKTLTVAPYLAAIDVLVQNSQARGECFGRITIEAMAFQLPVLGTAAGGTTEIVVNGSTGLLHPTGKEGVTPLAKNIVTLATNVHRRLTLGKAGYEKVKETFLEHHMAHRIATVLKEVLQKAKSHPKL from the exons ATGGCGAGACACTCCGCTCCACGGTTTACTCTTCGCAAGAAATTCCTCTTCGCTCTCGTTTTCTTCTTCTCCGTCCCCACCGTCGTTTTCCTCATCAAGAGAGCCCCTTCCATTTCCTGCGATCGCCAATCCGACGCCGGGGTTAAGCGGTTCGAACCGTTGCCGCAGTTTGGGGCCGCTCCAAGCCCACTCGCTTTCATGAAGTCGAAGCGAGTTCTTCTGGTTTCGCACGAGCTCTCTCTTTCAG GTGGCCCGCTATTATTGATGGAGCTAGCATTTCTGTTAAGAAGTGTTGGCGCTGAAGTTTGTTGGATTACAAACCATAAACCATCAGAAACAGATGAAGTGATATACAGTTTGGAGAGTAAAATGCAACACCGAGGAGTACAG GTTTTGCCTGCAAAGGGTCGAGAAGCTATAAACAGAGCTTTAAAAGCTGATTTGCTTGTTTTAAACACTGTCATCGCTGGAAAATGGCTGGATGATGTCCTGAAGGAAAATGTCCCTCACGTTCTTCCAAAAGTGTTGTGGTGGATTCATGAAATGCAAGGCCATTATTTCCAATTAGAGTATGTCAGGCACCTCCCTCTGGTTGCTGCCGCTATGATTAATTCACATGTAGCAGCAGAGTACTGGAAAACCGGAACTAGAGATTATTTGAG GATTAAAATGCCTGATACCTATGTGGTTCACCTTGGCAATAGCAAGGACCTCATGGAAATTGCTGAAGATAGTGTGGCAAAAAGGGTTTTGCGTGAACATGTTCGGGAGTCTCTTGGAGTTCGGGATGAAGATCTACTCTTTGCAATGATAAACA GTGTTTCACGTGGAAAAGGCCAGGATTTATTTCTGCAATCCTTCTATGAGAGCTTGCAATTGATTatacaaaagaatttgaggGTACCATCAATGCATGCAGTAATTGTGGGAAGTGACATGACTGCTCAGCCCAAGTTTGAGTCACAACTGCGTGATTTTGTAAGAGTAAAAAAGATTCAAGATCATGTTCACTTTGTAAATAAAACGCTGACAGTGGCCCCTTACCTAGCTGCCATTGATGTTCTTGTTCAGAATTCCCAG GCACGAGGAGAGTGCTTTGGAAGGATAACCATTGAAGCCATGGCATTTCAGCTACCTGTATTG GGAACAGCAGCAGGAGGCACCACCGAGATTGTAGTGAATGGGTCAACAGGTTTGTTACATCCAACAGGGAAAGAAGGGGTCACTCCTCTTGCAAAAAACATTGTCACACTAGCCACTAATGTTCATAGAAGGCTTACCCTGGGAAAGGCAGGATATGAGAAGGTAAAAGAAACGTTTTTGGAACACCACATGGCACATAGGATTGCCACAGTTTTAAAGGAGGTGTTGCAGAAAGCAAAGAGTCACCCAAAACTGTAG
- the LOC117912914 gene encoding uncharacterized protein LOC117912914: MFATAIRYLARKPKPKQKPIELKTPPEQTKTLTRVIFGIVKEHGPLTIADTWEHVQQVGLRGLTSKRHMKIVLRWMRERQKLRLICNHVGPHKQFLYTTWFAKSNVNQPKPANGSSLPKLP; this comes from the exons ATGTTTGCAACAGCGATCAGGTATTTGGCAAGGAAACCGAAGCCAAAGCAGAAACCTATAGAGCTTAAAACTCCACCTGAGCAAACTAAAACCCTCACTAGGGTTATATTTGGTATAGTAAAGGAGCACGGTCCTCTCACCATCGCCGACACCTGGGAACATGTCCAG CAAGTTGGGTTGAGAGGACTGACCAGCAAAAGGCACATGAAGATAGTGCTGAGATGGATGAGGGAGAGGCAGAAGCTCAGGTTAATATGCAACCATGTAGGGCCCCATAAGCAATTTCTGTACACCACCTGGTTCGCCAAATCCAACGTCAATCAGCCGAAACCTGCAAATGGTTCTTCACTGCCTAAGTTGCCTTGA